A stretch of the Arthrobacter stackebrandtii genome encodes the following:
- a CDS encoding DUF4233 domain-containing protein, whose translation MAKLTKAQRDWKPNTPKKPRSTRLMFASVVLFLEAFVAIFLGLGLFGVHGKNPVYLIVAGILAVLLIAACGVIRKSWGPAFGWILQLALIAGGFWESSMFVVGGLFAVAWWYALYAGARIDRENDARARAQAEWDAAHPEDAAPGPSSPDETGTTEA comes from the coding sequence ATGGCAAAGCTGACAAAAGCCCAGCGCGACTGGAAGCCCAACACCCCCAAGAAGCCCCGGTCCACCAGGCTCATGTTCGCCTCCGTGGTGCTGTTCCTGGAGGCCTTCGTGGCCATCTTCCTGGGCCTGGGCCTGTTCGGCGTGCACGGCAAAAACCCCGTCTACCTGATCGTGGCCGGCATCCTGGCCGTGCTGCTGATTGCGGCCTGCGGGGTCATCCGCAAGTCCTGGGGCCCGGCATTCGGCTGGATCCTGCAGCTGGCGCTCATCGCGGGCGGATTCTGGGAATCATCCATGTTTGTCGTGGGCGGGCTCTTTGCCGTCGCCTGGTGGTACGCCCTCTACGCCGGTGCCAGGATCGACAGGGAAAATGATGCCCGGGCCCGCGCCCAGGCCGAATGGGATGCAGCCCACCCCGAGGACGCAGCCCCCGGGCCCTCGTCCCCGGATGAGACCGGCACCACCGAGGCGTGA
- the ndk gene encoding nucleoside-diphosphate kinase — MSIERTLVLVKPDGVARNLSGEVLARIEAKGYTLAELKKVNATREQLEAHYAEHAGKPFYEPLVEFMLSGPVVAAIFEGHRVIEGFRSLAGTTDPTTAAPGTIRGDFGRDWGAKVQQNLVHGSDSVESAEREIGIWFA, encoded by the coding sequence GTGAGCATTGAGCGCACCCTTGTCCTGGTCAAGCCCGACGGCGTGGCCCGCAACCTGTCCGGCGAAGTCCTGGCCCGCATCGAGGCCAAGGGCTACACCCTGGCCGAGCTGAAGAAGGTCAACGCCACCCGCGAACAGCTCGAGGCGCACTACGCAGAGCACGCCGGCAAGCCCTTCTACGAGCCGCTGGTTGAGTTCATGCTCTCCGGCCCGGTTGTCGCAGCGATCTTCGAGGGCCACCGCGTCATCGAGGGCTTCCGCTCCCTCGCCGGCACCACCGACCCCACCACGGCAGCCCCCGGCACCATCCGCGGCGACTTCGGCCGCGACTGGGGCGCCAAGGTCCAGCAAAACCTCGTCCACGGATCGGACTCCGTCGAGTCCGCCGAGCGCGAGATCGGCATCTGGTTCGCCTAG
- a CDS encoding vitamin K epoxide reductase family protein — MPSTKASTSDPIEQDLPALSRARPYGWFLVIAGGIAWIASFTLVLERLELYKNPNAVVSCDINSWISCGDVMKTPQAAILGFPNPFIGVVAFAIVVTTGMVLLAGARMQRWYWIGLQVGITAGMALVGWFWFTAVYTLAILCPYCMVVWAMMIPVFVFTTVRNINHGIIPAPAGLTKFLNEWAWVIVGLLYLATLASIFFKFMNLIIPSNA; from the coding sequence ATGCCGAGCACGAAAGCCTCCACCAGCGACCCCATCGAGCAGGACCTGCCGGCCCTCTCCCGTGCCAGGCCGTACGGATGGTTCCTTGTCATTGCCGGCGGCATCGCCTGGATTGCCTCCTTCACCCTGGTGCTGGAGCGGCTGGAACTGTACAAAAACCCGAACGCCGTGGTCAGCTGCGACATCAACTCATGGATCTCCTGCGGCGACGTCATGAAAACCCCCCAAGCAGCAATCCTCGGCTTCCCGAATCCGTTCATCGGCGTCGTGGCCTTCGCCATTGTGGTGACCACCGGCATGGTCCTGCTGGCCGGTGCCCGGATGCAGCGCTGGTACTGGATCGGCCTGCAGGTGGGCATCACCGCCGGCATGGCCCTGGTGGGCTGGTTCTGGTTCACGGCCGTCTACACCCTCGCCATCCTGTGCCCCTACTGCATGGTGGTCTGGGCAATGATGATTCCAGTCTTTGTCTTCACCACGGTGCGCAACATCAACCATGGGATCATCCCCGCACCGGCCGGCCTCACCAAGTTCCTGAACGAGTGGGCCTGGGTCATCGTGGGCCTGCTCTACCTCGCCACACTGGCCTCGATCTTCTTCAAGTTCATGAACCTGATCATCCCCTCCAACGCCTGA